From Camelina sativa cultivar DH55 chromosome 5, Cs, whole genome shotgun sequence:
ATGAATATTTttctccagttttttttttttttttttttttNTTTGGGAATGtgaatagattagaaaattAATTGTATAGGAGAACTTTTCAAAAAGTAAAATACCGATTCGATCGATTTACGTAGACTTGGCTCcatctttctcttttactaTTTGTTTTCCCTAATTAATAGCAACATCTACTTTTATCATGTATGGAGCATATTTATTGCGAGTGTtgctgaccaaaaaaaacaaagaaagagacgACTGGTTTATCATTTTTATGAGTCATGAAATGTGGTGTCTTGTTTATGGTTTCTTGTATTCTCACATTCCTCGTTCTCAGCCATGTTAGAggtaatattttagttttatttcgcattatcaatttttttttatcttaattaaTACAGTTTTGTAACCTGATTATATATTTGTcgttggtatatatataataacacaaATAGAGGTGGAATCCAAAACAAAGTGGGGATGCGACATGAACAGAAAATTTCCTGGAACATGTGGAACAAATGGGAAGAATCAATGCATAAGCGACATCAAAAAAATACCTGGTGCGCCGAAAGATCTTGTCGCACGTTGCGAATGCTCTGCCGCTTTTGTCTGGAAGGGTAAACCTGCCGAGCGTTTATGTAAATGTCAATATGATTGTTAAGAAGTTCTTACTATAAATATTACcataaccacaaaaaaaatctctttactAATAAAAATAAGTGAGAAGCTACAAAgagattttggtgtttttggtgtccagttaaatatttttcattgcagaatacttttaataagtttgttctttttttttttgttttttaacatcGCATGATGAATGTTACTACAATTCTCGTGTAACTCCTAGCGTCTATTTTTCAGATCGTTATATTGTATGGTAAGATCTTAGCAGTTCGAAttaaagcttcaaactttcttTGGAAATCATGATCTACTACTCAgttaaaaaatcacaaatatcCACGTACGGGACATTCTTCCCAATGTTTAGTCTATCGCACAACACTAAAAAGTtagccagaagaagaagatgaatcaaattTCAAccttcaaacaaacaaaaagatatgtatatgaatttTGGAGTCTTCCAGCAAAGTTGCAATATCTCATCTTCTCATGTTTAGATTGTCTCTGCTTCTGTCTGTGATTGTTTCGCATCACATAAAAAACACAACTGCTTTTGAAGTGGAAGATGTCACTATTTGTGATATCGATGATCGATCAAGCAGCTTCATAGAAGAGAATCTCTGGCCGAACCCTTCTTTCTCCACAGATTCTGACCAGACTCTTCCAGTTACCAACACCCTATGCCATCACCACACATATCAATAATGTCTCACCTATTTAAGTTCAAAACTCAACTCATAAGAGACAAAAAACAATTGTTTCGTCTTACCTCTTCTGCTAAAGTTCCATGTCTGAGACTGACCCATCGGTTCCGTTTATAAGCCATGCAGATGTGTTTTCCTTCTTCACCATAACCAATCTGCATTTTCCATATTCCGAGACTGTAACAGAGAAAAGATACAGAAGAACAATAGCACAAATACTTGTGACCCCATTTAAGATTTTACCATTGAAACAAGCCGATACTTAGTCTTTGGTTCTTCTAACCCTTCGTATAGCCTGCTGATATCTATCTCCCAGTCCAGAGCATTTGTTGTTTCAGATATTTCTGTTTCCGTTTCATTCTTCTCCCATTCCAACACTAATTttgcaaacacacaaaaacagcaaCACCGTTTGATCATACCACAATAAATGAAATGAGCAGATAAGGTCACAATCATCGTCAAAACTTTACCAACTGTGAAGATAGGCGGGAATCTGCTTATAGTGTGGTGAACAAAGTTTGTCTTTCCACAGCCTCCTGTTTTAACATCACATATCATTTCATCTTCCATGCGGATCACTTTAAGGATGTCCTCAAACTTCATATTCCCAAAAGCACACTGCAAAGATATATCATCACAGAACAGCTTTTAAGGAGTAGTACCAGTTTCTGTAGGAAAGACAGATGGAAATAAATGAACATACCTTTATGTTTCTGATAGAATTTGCAACCATTACAATTCCATAAGAACTTTGCTCTGGATAATTNNNNNNNNNNNNNNNNNNNNNNNNNNNNNNNNNNNNNNNNNNNNNNNNNNNNNNNNNNNNNNNNNNNNNNNNNNNNNNNNNNNNNNNNNNNNNNNNNNNNNNNNNNNNNNNNNNNNNNNNNNNNNNNNNNNNNNNNNNNNNNNNNNNNNNNNNNNNNNNNNNNNNNNNNNNNNNNNNNNNNNNNNNNNNNNNNNNNNNNNNNNNNNNNNNNNNNNNNNNNNNNNNNNNNNNNNNNNNNNNNNNNNNNNNNNNNNNNNNNNNNNNNNNNNNNNNNNNNNNNNNNNNNNNNNNNNNNNNNNNNNNNNNNNNNNNNNNNNNNNNNNNNNNNNNNNNNNNNNNNNNNNNNNNNNNNNNNNNNNNNNNNNNNNNNNNNNNNNNNNNNNNNNNNNNNNNNNNNNNNNNNNNNNNNNNNNNNNNNNNNNNNNNNNNNNNNNNNNNNNNNNNNNNNNNNNNNNNNNNNNNNNNNNNNNNNNNNNNNNNNNNNNNNNNNNNNNNNNNNNNNNNNNNNNNNNNNNNNNNNNNNNNNNNNNNNNNNNNNNNNNNNNNNNNNNNNNNNNNNNNNNNNNNNNNNNNNNNNNNNNNNNNNNNNNNNNNNNNNNNNNNNNNNNNNNNNNNNNNNNNNNNNNNNNNNNNNNNNNNNNNNNNNNNNNNNNNNNNNNNNNNNNNNNNNNNNNNNNNNNNNNNNNNNNNNNNNNNNNNNNNNNNNNNNNNNNNNNNNNNNNNNNNNNNNNNNNNNNNNNNNNNNNNNNNNNNNNNNNNNNNNNNNNNNNNNNNNNNNNNNNNNAAGGATGTCCTCAAACTTCATATTCCCAAAAGCACACTGCAAAGATATATCATCACAGAACAGCGTTTAAGGAGTAGTACCAGTTTCTGTAGGAAAGACAGATGGAAATAAATGAACATACCTTTATGTTTCTGATAGAATTTGCAACCATTACAATTCCATAAGAACTTTGCTCTGGATAATTTGGCTCCCTTCTGCACCTTTTACAGCTTATTCTTTCATATTTCTCCAACGTAAAAAGACGAGTTACCAAGCTTTCTCTTTCTGGAGTTTTCCACCAATGCCAAAACTCAAGGATCGCGACGACTACCTCAGCAGCATCACTTGACTGAAAAGTGTAAAAAAAGAACAGAATGACATTTAAGAAAACAGTGAGAAAGTTTTAGAAGCTTTTATTTATCCGCACAAACCAGGGAATAAACTTCTTCTAAGGAAGCAAGTAAGTTGCTCAGTAGGTAACTGTCCATCTTCTTTTATCTGCTCCGAGACAACAGCAGAAAAGAAATCTTTTAGTGCACAAGGAACTTGTTCTTCCAGGTTGCCATGAAATGGTTGCCGATTGTGCACCAAATCCTCTCGAAGAACCTTAATGTTCAAGAGTGCCTGCAGTATCATAATTTGTTAAAGgaaataagtaaacaaaatactatatatatgtatgataacAACGAATGAGctgaatcagaagaagagagcTCAATGTTTTGAATCTTATCGTTGTTGGTGTCTGCATTACCTTCAGCGTCATGTCAAGGGCTGAATTGTATCTCGTTGCTTCTTCATGTGCTGACTCCAAATGTCCAGACAGTAAATGTTCTCCAGGCACGTTTTGCTTATCTTGAAGATggcaaatgaaagaaataagaaactATGCATCTCAAAAACAACAGAGTTCAAAATATTCATCAACTGAGAAATAACCTTTAGTAGATTCCTGTTGACTTTCAGTGTTGGATGAAGTTTCCAATCGACCCCTTTCACTTGAAAGAGTATCTTCTGGTTCCATAGAATCTTCCGTTGTTTTTGGTGATAAAGAAGTAACTTCCGGTTCAAGGTTGAGAGAAGATTCGCTGGACATATGTAAAGATCACGTTTTGCTCAGAGAAAACCTACAAAGAATTTACAACTTGCGAAACGAGTCTTGAAAAATCAAAGTTCTCATCTAAAGGAGTGTGACTTACTGTTCAACATTCTGATCAAGAATTCTAGACATGCTCGCTAAAGTTCTCTGTTACACCATGAAGGAGAAGGACATTAATTCTTACAACTGAGTAATTAAAAATTTCGTGGAAGCaaatagaaaatttgaattttagcGACCTTTTTGCTTTTactcttcttgttgtttgacTCTGACTTCTTCCCCTTCTCCTGTTCGGCTTGTGCTGCTCGTAACTTGCTTTTGGCATCCATATCTACAACTCCATCCAATTCATCCTAGACGAAGAgacataattataatattaggtacaaatcaaagaaaatatcaGAGACGcgttttcaataattaaagtTACAAACCAACCCGCAGGAAACGTTTCAACAGGTGAAGGATATAAGA
This genomic window contains:
- the LOC104787499 gene encoding defensin-like protein 226, with translation MKCGVLFMVSCILTFLVLSHVREVESKTKWGCDMNRKFPGTCGTNGKNQCISDIKKIPGAPKDLVARCECSAAFVWKGKPAERLCKCQYDC